In the genome of Thermovirga sp., the window CGGAGAAACGATCCAGATGCACAGGGCTTGCCTCGAGTGCGGGCAGTACCGAGGTCGACAGGTCATTAAGCAGAAGGCGGAGGGCAAAGAAAAGAGTTCGTGAACCCTATTATCGTCCGGTTCACGGAGACCGGTCCCGGAAGGCCAGGGGGGACAGGAGTTCCCCTGGCCTTTTCTAATTCCAGGGTTTAGGCATTATCCCCGTCCGAACACTCCTTTATTCAACTTAATTTTTCTTACATAATTTCCCTTACGTATTGACCATCGAGCTGGTGGGCATTATACTGCCAGATCATATAACCTGATGTTAGTACCAGATGATAAAGGGAGATGGGCAATGCAAAGGTCTGCTGGCAGAAAGGTCCG includes:
- the rpmF gene encoding 50S ribosomal protein L32, yielding MATPKSRTSHKRTRQRKAQWLGSLKSPETTACPNCGETIQMHRACLECGQYRGRQVIKQKAEGKEKSS